The proteins below come from a single Odontesthes bonariensis isolate fOdoBon6 chromosome 18, fOdoBon6.hap1, whole genome shotgun sequence genomic window:
- the necap1 gene encoding adaptin ear-binding coat-associated protein 1, with protein MTHNHNSHTNNSRIKMAAEGEYESILCVKPDVNVYRIPPRASNRAYRAADWKLDSPDWSGRMRVTAKGQVAYIKLEDKVSGELFAQAPVKEHPGVVLETVSDSSRYFVLRIQDDNGRSAFIGIGFGDRGDAFDFNVALQDHFKWVKQENEFSKSAQLGDSGPKLDLGFKEGQTITLNIGQGKKRDKPRPQGLGGFGLLPPPPGGKIAPPPSGSSNHNTVPQTGGTMADCLLELDSSNSNTVVQSNQTSDLLWGDFSAPASSVPPTSQPQNTSNWIQF; from the exons ATGACTCACAACCACAACTCCCACACCAATAACAGTCGGATCAAGATGGCGGCCGAGGGTGAATACGAGTCAATCCTGTGCGTTAAACCAGATGTCAACGTCTACCGCATCCCGCCTCGAGCTTCAAACCGCGCATACAG GGCAGCTGACTGGAAGCTGGACTCTCCAGACTGGTCTGGCCGAATGAGGGTCACAGCAAAGGGCCAAGTGGCGTACATCAAGCTCGAGGACAAAGTGTCAG GGGAGCTGTTCGCTCAGGCACCAGTGAAGGAGCATCCCGGCGTTGTCTTGGAGACGGTCAGCGACTCCAGCCGATACTTCGTTCTGAGGATACAGGATGACAACG GTCGCAGCGCTTTCATAGGAATTGGATTTGGGGACCGAGGAGACGCCTTTGACTTCAACGTGGCTTTGCAGGATCATTTCAA ATGGGTGAAACAGGAGAATGAATTCAGTAAAAGCGCCCAGCTCGGGGATTCAGGACCAAAGCTGGACTTGGGCTTTAAGGAGGGACAGACCATCACACTCAATATAGGa CAAGGTAAAAAGAGGGATAAGCCCCGCCCACAAGGGTTGGGTGGGTTTGGTCTCCTCCCACCACCACCTGGAGGCAAGATAGCCCCTCCTCCATCAGGCTCATCCAATCACAACACAGTACCGCAGACGGGAGGCACGATGGCAG ACTGCCTGTTGGAGCTGGACAGTAGTAACTCAAACACGGTGGTTCAGTCAAACCAGACCTCGGATCTTCTTTGGGGAGACTTCTCTGCTCCTGCAAG cTCTGTTCCACCTACTTCACAACCTCAGAACACCTCAAACTGGATCCAGTTTTGA